The nucleotide sequence TCGATGGACCGCTCCCTCGCCGACGAGCGCGTCGACGACCGCCCGGCCTGCATCCTCGTCGTCGGGGTCAACGGCACCGGCAAGACGACGACCGTCGGCAAGCTGGCCCGCGTCCTCGTTGCCCAGGACAAGGACGTCGTCCTCGGCGCCGCCGACACCTTCCGCGCCGCCGCCGCCGACCAGCTCGAGACGTGGGGCTCGCGCGTCGGCGTCCCGACGGTGCGCTCGGACCGTGACGGCGCCGACCCGGCGTCGGTCGCCTTCGACGCGGTCAGGGCCGCCGCCGAGCTCGACGCCGACGTCGTGCTCGTCGACACCGCGGGCCGCCTCCAGAACAAGACCGGCCTCATGGACGAGCTCGGCAAGGTCAAGCGCGTCATCGAGAAGCAGAGCCCGGTCGACGAGGTGCTCCTCGTCCTCGACGCGACGACCGGTCAGAACGGCATGAAGCAGGCCGAGGTCTTCGCGCAGGTCGTCGGCATCACCGGCATCGTCCTCACGAAGCTCGACGGCACCGCCAAGGGCGGCATCGTCGTCGCGGTCCAGCGTGCGCTCGGCGTGCCGGTCAAGCTCGTCGGGCTCGGCGAGGGCCCGGACGACCTCGCGCCGTTCGACGCCGAGGCGTTCGTCGACGCGATCATCGACTGACCCGCCGGCTCGGTCAGACCGAGCAGGCCGGGGTGCCGCCGGGCAGGCGGTGCCGGTTGCGCGCCACCCAGAAGTAGACGACGCGCGCGACCTGCCGGACGCCCGGCACGAGGACGAGCGCCCCGAGCGGACGCACCCAGGGCCGTGACGCGAGCAGCGCCCGGGCGACCGCGTCCTGCGCCGACGACACGCGGCCGTCGGCGGCGACCCACTGGACGGCCTCGGTGCACGCCTGCTCGTCGACCCCGAGCGGCGCGAGGTCGACCTGCTGCCACGGCTCGACCGCGTAGTCGGCGGGGGAGCGGCGCAGGCGCAGCAGGACCCGCACC is from Arthrobacter sp. NEB 688 and encodes:
- the ftsY gene encoding signal recognition particle-docking protein FtsY, producing MTDSILAYVGIAVAVLVVVGGVVLGLVRGRGGAERDLEAPERADAPGTPGPADADLAPDGSIGTIEHPGEVVEEEPPAAPAPAPAPTVPAVETPEAPAGRLHRLRARLARSNTAIGRGLLALLAGGKLDEAAWEEVEDTLLAADLGVAATTELVDALRTRVAVEGAGDEAAVRRLLREELLRLVDPSMDRSLADERVDDRPACILVVGVNGTGKTTTVGKLARVLVAQDKDVVLGAADTFRAAAADQLETWGSRVGVPTVRSDRDGADPASVAFDAVRAAAELDADVVLVDTAGRLQNKTGLMDELGKVKRVIEKQSPVDEVLLVLDATTGQNGMKQAEVFAQVVGITGIVLTKLDGTAKGGIVVAVQRALGVPVKLVGLGEGPDDLAPFDAEAFVDAIID
- a CDS encoding DUF393 domain-containing protein: MPAPVTTRLPVLLFDGDCAFCSSSVRVLLRLRRSPADYAVEPWQQVDLAPLGVDEQACTEAVQWVAADGRVSSAQDAVARALLASRPWVRPLGALVLVPGVRQVARVVYFWVARNRHRLPGGTPACSV